From Micromonospora rifamycinica, a single genomic window includes:
- a CDS encoding 3-hydroxyacyl-CoA dehydrogenase family protein, with protein sequence MGVESEQRPVAVVGAGVMGTGIATTVLGSGRPVVLVDNDPAALDRAAQTIPLQLRHARLMNAAPPDGRSGRLVTATSVRELGGVSAVIEAVSEHLTTKTAILVEVAGVVSAEVPLVTNTSGIPIDELAEALPRPHQLVGTHFMNPAYLIDLVEVIRGPRTGDATMAALMALLAGLRRRAVQVRDSPGFVTSRLLHPMLNDAARLVGDGIATATEVDALMQGCLGHRTGPLRTADLIGLDNLVDSLAALYERTGEQRYRPCDQLTTKVRDGQLGRKSGRGFYDYTEALS encoded by the coding sequence ATGGGAGTCGAGTCCGAGCAGCGGCCGGTCGCCGTGGTGGGCGCCGGGGTGATGGGAACGGGCATCGCCACGACCGTGCTCGGCAGCGGACGACCGGTGGTCCTGGTCGACAACGACCCGGCGGCGCTCGACCGGGCCGCGCAGACGATCCCCCTCCAGCTACGCCACGCCCGGCTGATGAACGCGGCACCGCCCGACGGGCGGTCCGGCCGGCTGGTGACGGCCACCTCCGTACGGGAGCTGGGTGGCGTCTCGGCCGTGATCGAGGCGGTCAGCGAACACCTCACCACCAAGACCGCGATCCTGGTCGAGGTGGCCGGGGTCGTCAGCGCGGAGGTTCCCCTCGTCACCAACACCTCGGGCATCCCGATCGACGAGTTGGCCGAGGCCCTGCCCCGGCCGCACCAGCTGGTCGGCACCCACTTCATGAATCCCGCGTACCTGATCGACCTGGTCGAGGTGATCCGGGGACCGCGTACGGGCGACGCGACCATGGCCGCGCTGATGGCCCTGCTCGCGGGCCTGCGCCGGCGCGCTGTGCAGGTGCGTGACTCGCCGGGCTTCGTCACCAGCCGGCTGCTGCACCCGATGCTCAACGACGCGGCCCGCCTCGTGGGTGACGGCATCGCCACGGCCACCGAGGTCGACGCCCTCATGCAGGGCTGCCTCGGGCATCGGACCGGACCGCTGCGCACTGCCGACCTCATCGGCCTGGACAACCTGGTGGATTCCCTGGCGGCCCTCTACGAACGCACGGGCGAGCAGCGGTACCGGCCCTGCGACCAGTTGACGACGAAGGTGCGCGACGGCCAGCTCGGCCGCAAGTCGGGCCGCGGCTTCTACGACTACACGGAGGCACTGTCGTGA
- a CDS encoding acyl carrier protein, producing the protein MTAEHSAEILDTEEMLRSYLAAQLKTTVEADQDLFDSGLVNSMFAMELVVHLEQTFQIAVLGADLRLDNFRSVRSMATLVRRLRDDRGR; encoded by the coding sequence GTGACGGCGGAGCACAGCGCGGAGATTCTCGACACCGAAGAGATGTTGCGGTCGTACCTGGCCGCCCAGCTCAAGACCACCGTCGAGGCCGACCAGGATCTGTTCGACAGTGGCCTGGTCAACTCGATGTTCGCGATGGAGCTGGTGGTCCACCTGGAGCAGACCTTCCAGATCGCCGTTCTGGGCGCGGACCTGCGGCTGGACAACTTCCGCTCGGTGCGGTCGATGGCGACCCTGGTACGGCGGCTGCGTGACGACCGTGGCCGGTGA
- a CDS encoding acyl-CoA dehydrogenase family protein, which yields MTTVAGERHTAARDLTSTLIGDRAGGWDLAGELPVAVLRELGRRGALCAQVPVEFGGLGLSSADNGELTAHTGGLCSSVRSVQTSQGMAAWSISRFGDPEQRRRYLPRLTGGRLAAVAFSEVDAGSDLSAMTTRIEVAGDEAVVTGEKVWTTAAGYADLILVVGRSGSGAAVAVVPRDSPGVRLTRVPHPSGCRAAGHADVRLDAVRLPVSAILGGGGHDLSMLVTAMLLYGRMSVAWGCVGILRECLRVSATHVRSRSQFGTELARHQLVSRHLAELLVAEQVATRACEHASRCWDAGEPGLVAAVVLAKQVSSQNAARGAATAVQLLASRAAHDGSPVARAYRDAKLMEIIEGTTEICQLVLADHVLATAGRGDA from the coding sequence GTGACGACCGTGGCCGGTGAACGCCACACCGCCGCCCGCGACCTGACCAGCACGCTCATCGGCGACCGCGCCGGTGGGTGGGACCTCGCCGGCGAGCTTCCCGTCGCGGTGCTGCGGGAGTTGGGCCGGCGGGGCGCGCTGTGCGCCCAGGTGCCGGTGGAGTTCGGCGGGCTCGGTCTGAGCAGCGCGGACAACGGTGAGCTGACCGCGCACACCGGCGGTCTGTGCAGCTCGGTGCGCAGCGTGCAGACCTCACAGGGCATGGCGGCCTGGAGCATCAGCCGGTTCGGGGATCCGGAGCAGCGGCGGCGCTATCTGCCCCGGCTCACCGGGGGGCGGCTCGCGGCGGTGGCGTTCAGCGAGGTCGACGCCGGTAGTGACCTGAGCGCCATGACCACCCGCATCGAGGTCGCCGGTGACGAGGCCGTGGTCACCGGGGAGAAGGTGTGGACCACGGCAGCCGGCTACGCCGACCTCATCCTCGTCGTCGGCCGGTCCGGGTCGGGAGCGGCCGTCGCGGTCGTCCCCCGCGACAGCCCGGGGGTACGACTCACCCGGGTTCCGCATCCGTCGGGCTGCCGCGCGGCCGGGCACGCCGACGTACGTCTCGACGCCGTCCGTCTCCCCGTCTCCGCGATCCTCGGCGGCGGTGGGCACGACCTGTCGATGCTGGTGACCGCGATGCTGCTCTACGGGCGGATGTCCGTCGCCTGGGGTTGTGTGGGCATCCTGCGCGAGTGTCTACGGGTGTCGGCCACCCACGTCCGTTCCCGGTCCCAGTTCGGCACCGAGTTGGCCCGCCACCAGCTCGTGTCCCGGCACCTCGCCGAACTCCTGGTCGCCGAACAGGTGGCCACGCGTGCCTGCGAACACGCCAGCAGGTGCTGGGACGCCGGTGAGCCCGGGCTGGTCGCCGCCGTGGTGCTGGCGAAGCAGGTCAGTTCGCAGAACGCGGCACGCGGCGCGGCGACGGCCGTGCAGTTGCTGGCCTCCCGGGCCGCCCACGACGGGAGCCCGGTGGCCCGGGCCTACCGTGACGCCAAGCTGATGGAGATCATCGAGGGCACCACCGAGATCTGTCAGCTCGTCCTCGCTGACCACGTGCTGGCCACGGCGGGGAGGGGCGATGCCTGA
- a CDS encoding HAD-IIIC family phosphatase codes for MPDQPVKCLVWDLDNTLWRGTLLEGDDLRLPDEVREVVTTLDARGILQSVASKNDHAPAWRQLERWGVAEYFLLPEIGWGPKSESVRRIADGLRFAYSAVAFVDDQPTERAEVAFHLPDVRCYTHDEVPGLPHRPEFTPLVVTEDARQRRRMYQANARRTAVRRDFTGPDQEFLRSLELRMRIDRATDRDLARVEELTRRTSQMNATGVHYSDAALRRLLADAGHEVLVTTLADRFGPHGAVGVVLVARKEGVWQVKLLATSCRVVQFGAGAVILNWLVDRAFAAGVHLVADFRPTERNRMMEIAYRFAGFTTDPCACTTVCDRPDEADTQHLHLVPTPRDAPGTIRVTATDLFPARGR; via the coding sequence ATGCCTGACCAACCGGTGAAGTGTCTCGTCTGGGACCTGGACAACACGCTCTGGCGGGGCACCCTGCTGGAGGGCGACGACCTCCGGCTGCCGGACGAGGTGCGTGAGGTGGTCACCACCCTGGACGCGCGGGGCATCCTGCAGTCGGTCGCCAGCAAGAACGACCACGCCCCCGCGTGGCGGCAACTGGAGCGGTGGGGTGTCGCGGAGTACTTCCTCCTGCCGGAGATCGGGTGGGGGCCCAAGTCCGAGTCGGTGCGCCGGATCGCCGACGGTCTGCGGTTCGCGTACTCGGCCGTCGCCTTCGTCGACGACCAGCCCACCGAACGCGCCGAGGTCGCGTTCCACCTGCCCGACGTGCGCTGCTACACCCACGACGAGGTGCCCGGACTGCCGCACCGGCCGGAGTTCACTCCGCTGGTGGTCACCGAGGACGCCCGGCAGCGACGCCGGATGTACCAGGCCAACGCCCGACGCACCGCCGTGCGACGCGACTTCACGGGGCCGGATCAGGAGTTCCTCCGCTCGTTGGAGCTCCGGATGCGGATCGACCGGGCGACCGACCGGGACCTCGCCCGGGTCGAGGAGCTGACCCGGCGGACCAGCCAGATGAACGCGACCGGGGTGCACTACTCCGATGCGGCGCTACGGCGGCTGCTCGCCGACGCGGGCCACGAGGTCCTGGTGACCACCCTGGCCGACCGGTTCGGTCCGCACGGGGCGGTCGGCGTCGTGCTGGTGGCGCGCAAGGAGGGCGTCTGGCAGGTGAAGCTCCTGGCCACATCGTGTCGGGTGGTGCAGTTCGGAGCGGGGGCGGTGATCCTGAACTGGCTCGTCGACCGGGCCTTCGCGGCCGGCGTCCACCTGGTGGCCGACTTCCGGCCGACGGAGCGTAACCGGATGATGGAGATCGCCTACCGGTTCGCCGGTTTCACCACCGATCCCTGTGCCTGCACGACGGTGTGTGACCGTCCGGACGAGGCGGACACCCAGCACCTGCATCTCGTGCCGACCCCCCGGGACGCGCCCGGCACGATCCGGGTCACCGCCACCGACCTGTTCCCGGCACGCGGACGCTGA
- a CDS encoding SAM-dependent methyltransferase, with translation MTSTADDNTTRVAEMYDGFVGEQMPANLHFGYWSDDDDQVDLIAASERLTGRLVERLTPEPGQRILDLGCGVGGPALTLARSYDVEVVGITVSAGQVAEATARAQRAGLADRVRFQLADAMDLPFDDASFDGAWFFESLLHMPDKRRALSEAARVLRPG, from the coding sequence ATGACATCGACAGCAGATGACAACACCACCCGGGTCGCGGAGATGTACGACGGGTTCGTCGGTGAGCAGATGCCGGCGAACCTGCACTTCGGCTACTGGTCGGACGACGACGACCAGGTCGATCTGATCGCCGCGTCCGAGCGGCTCACCGGGCGGCTGGTCGAGCGGCTGACGCCCGAGCCTGGTCAGCGCATCCTCGATCTGGGGTGTGGGGTGGGTGGTCCGGCGCTCACCCTGGCCCGCTCGTACGACGTCGAGGTCGTCGGCATCACGGTCAGCGCCGGTCAGGTCGCGGAGGCCACCGCCCGGGCGCAGCGGGCCGGGCTGGCCGACCGGGTGCGTTTCCAGCTCGCCGACGCGATGGACCTGCCGTTCGACGACGCGTCGTTCGACGGTGCGTGGTTCTTCGAGTCGCTGCTGCACATGCCGGACAAGCGGCGGGCGCTGTCCGAAGCGGCGCGCGTGCTCAGGCCGGGATAG